In the genome of Arthrobacter alpinus, the window CCAGCGTCCTTCAAAACGCGAACAGCTCCGGCGATGGTTCCACCGGTGTCGATCATGTCATCGATAAGTACGCAGGTGCGTCCCTCGACCTGTCCCACCACGGTCTTGGAAACGGCCTGGTTCGGCACCGTCAGGTCACGCGACTTGTGCACGAATGCCAACGGAGCGCCACCCAAACGCTCGGCCCACTGCTCAGCCACACGCACGCGGCCGGTGTCGGGCGAAACCACGGTTACGGCGTCGTCACCCACAATGGTGCGGATGTGGTCTGCCAAAAGCGGGATGGCGAACAGGTGGTCAACGGGGCCATCGAAGAAGCCCTGAATCTGAGCGGTGTGCAGATCCACGCTCATGATGCGGTCCGCGCCGGCCGTCTTGTACAGGTCAGCAACCAAGCGGGCCGAGATCGGCTCGCGGCCGCGGCCCTTCTTGTCCTGACGTGAGTACGGGTAGAACGGTGCAACCACCGTGATGGCGCTGGCGGAGGCGCGCTTCATGGAGTCCACCATGATGAGCTGTTCCATGAGCCAGTTGTTCAACGGTGCCGGGTGCGCCTGGATGATGAACACTTCCTTGCCACGTACGCTCTCCCCCGAGCGGACGTAGATCTCACCGTTGGCGAAATCGTAGGCCGACATCGGCAGCAGTTCCGTGTTCAAGCAGCGCGCCACTTCCTCGGCCAGCTCTGGGTGTGCTCGGCCCGAAGCCAACACCAGTTTCCTGTCGACGTTATGACTTAGTTCGCTCATGATTTTCTTTCTCGCGGTGGTGGGGTAGGTGAGAAGTTTTAGTTGCTGGCGTTGCCGGCAGCGGATTCCGCCGCTTGCGCGGGGATGCTGCCAGGCCGGTTCGCCACAGTCCAGCCTTCAGCGTTGCGCTGCGGGGCAACCGTCAGCGTCAATGCACCGGCGGGCACGTCCTTGCGAACAATTGCGCCTGCACCGGTGAAGGCACCGTCGCCAACTGTCACGGGGGCGACGAACACGGTGTTGGATCCCGTGCGCACGCCTGAGCCGATCACGGTGCGGTGCTTGTTCACGCCGTCGAAGTTGGCCGTGATGTTGCCGCAGCCGATGTTGGTGTCCTCACCAATTTCTGCGTCGCCGGCGTAACCGAGGTGGGAGAGCTTGGAGTTGCGCCCGATCGTG includes:
- a CDS encoding ribose-phosphate diphosphokinase, with translation MSELSHNVDRKLVLASGRAHPELAEEVARCLNTELLPMSAYDFANGEIYVRSGESVRGKEVFIIQAHPAPLNNWLMEQLIMVDSMKRASASAITVVAPFYPYSRQDKKGRGREPISARLVADLYKTAGADRIMSVDLHTAQIQGFFDGPVDHLFAIPLLADHIRTIVGDDAVTVVSPDTGRVRVAEQWAERLGGAPLAFVHKSRDLTVPNQAVSKTVVGQVEGRTCVLIDDMIDTGGTIAGAVRVLKDAGAKDVIIAATHAVFSDPAAERLANCGAREVVVTNTLPIPEEKRFPTLTVLSIAPLLARAIKEVFEDGSVTSLFDGDA